From Caldibacillus debilis DSM 16016, a single genomic window includes:
- a CDS encoding zinc metallopeptidase: MAANYLIYFLLISLIPLWASVKVQTTAKKYLKVHNSTNMTGYEVARKILDENGLYDVKVEEVHGFLTDHYDPRTKTVRLSSAVYNGVSLTATAVSAHEVGHALQDQENYAFLRFRTALVPLASLGSQMSYLFLILGLVLGFLNMALLGIILMGFAVLFQVVTLPVEFNASGRALDQVVALGIIRNEEERGARKVLSAAALTYVAAAAVALLELLYFLLQFLQATRNE; the protein is encoded by the coding sequence GTGGCAGCGAATTACTTGATCTACTTCCTTTTGATTTCCTTGATTCCGTTGTGGGCGAGCGTGAAGGTGCAAACGACCGCCAAAAAATATTTGAAAGTTCATAATTCGACGAACATGACCGGCTATGAAGTGGCGCGGAAGATCCTCGATGAAAACGGATTGTACGACGTAAAGGTGGAGGAAGTCCACGGCTTTTTGACCGACCATTATGACCCGCGGACAAAGACGGTCCGCCTTTCCAGCGCGGTATACAACGGCGTGTCCTTGACCGCCACTGCCGTCAGCGCCCACGAAGTCGGGCATGCTTTGCAGGACCAGGAGAATTATGCCTTCCTGCGCTTCCGCACCGCCCTTGTTCCGCTGGCGAGCCTCGGTTCGCAAATGTCCTATCTCTTTTTGATTCTCGGTTTGGTTTTAGGGTTCTTAAACATGGCCCTGCTCGGCATCATCCTCATGGGCTTTGCCGTCCTGTTCCAAGTCGTCACCCTGCCTGTTGAATTTAACGCCTCCGGCAGGGCCCTGGATCAGGTCGTCGCCCTCGGAATCATCCGCAACGAGGAGGAACGGGGCGCGCGGAAGGTGTTAAGCGCCGCGGCGCTGACCTACGTTGCCGCCGCAGCCGTCGCATTGCTTGAACTCCTCTATTTCCTCCTGCAATTCCTGCAAGCTACGCGGAATGAGTAA